The region GACTACAAAAGGTGAGTTGTAGTTAGTTAAACTGTTCCTGTTGTGTACACATGCAGCAGGTGTGAGCAGTGACTACTCACAACATTTAGTCCACCATGTCCTCTTTCTCTTCCCCACACCCTAATTCAATTAAAGGATCATGTTTTGACACAGTAACTGATTATGCAAATGGTGCTTGATACGCCGACACAACAGGACTTCAGAGAGCACTGCAAACatggcaggagcactgggagcactGCACGGATGCACAAGGAGCGTACTTGGCTGGCTTTCAACAAATGAAGTCATGGAACTTTTTGATCGCACCTCACAGTAATTACCACACACCCCGCAGTTCATAAAGTCAAGTCTAATTCAGTAGCATCGTAATAAAATGCTCAGGAGCAAACCTTGTCTATGCGCGACACAATGAAAGGCTTCTTGACAAAAGCGATCCTGGCATCTGTATTGAGAGCGAGAAACTCCTGCATCTCTTCACTGTTGGCTACTTCAGGGATGGCACACAGTTGCTGAAAAGATCGAAACAGAAGAAACCGAAAACAACCCGAAATGTTACACTGGGCCAACAAATCCGAAATTAAAgtgataaaacacaaaacagtccACCAACTTTCAGAAAGGTCTCAAGGAGTCCTTTCCTCGCCTCAATCTTGTCACTGTCCATGTTTCCAAAAGGCATGTCTGGGAATACTTTCTTTGGACCTTTCACACCTGAAACACAGTCACAATAGTCAGGCTAAAGTATACATTAGCATTTATTTCCAAGATTTCTACCACAAATCTTGGCCAGTGTGTAGGTCACATAGATTTCTAAAACACAGATTGAAGCTATACAGTCACACACCAGAAGCTCCAAACAGCTGCACAGGATCTAAGATGTTAACTTAAATATTGACTTAACTtagacaaaaatgtttcatgtctctAAATACATCACTGATATATTTTTTGCGCAATCTCAGACATAATGGTccaatgtacttttttttttaacatttctttgtaaataaataaagaactaTTATGGATTGCTTAGTGATGATCTGATGATAATGATGTtctattttagaaaaaaatatcaacactTTTGGAAtcgtgtttgtttttcctggggtcaaattgaccttgaataaacactcaacaaaaatataaacgcatcacttttgtttttgctcccattttttatcaGCAAAGGAGAcatgctcactatcacagatttatgaacaatatttgagagaaatggtgatattgtgtatgtggaaaaagtcttagatctttgagttcatctcataaaaaatgggagcaaaaacaaaagtgttgtgtttatatttttgttgagtgtaacaTATTTTACTATTCTTGACAACagaacttgttttgtttttttagagatAACAAAAATATGTACTTAGAAATAACATACATTCATTAAAAGACCAAAAAAGAGATCTCTTTCCAATTTCAGGTCAGTCAGTAAGATTCTAACTTGATctccacatttctccacagtcaTGTACGAGGTATCCTGGATGTATGAGGGGAGTGGGGGGGCTATTTAGGCagtcaacaaacaaacattaagTACCTGACATAAACTTGAGTAACAATTTGTACTAAAATCATTTTCTGGAAGTTTAAATGGCTGGGGTCAAACTAGCCCCAAGGATAAAAGATGTCAGTATATTTGAAGGTCATAGGAGGGTTAAGACTCCAGCTCACATACCTTTGATAAGTTTCCGTAGTTCCGTTTTTTCCTCTAGCCGTGTTTGCAGGTTGAGGAACTCGCTGTATCGTCTGTTGACCATGTGATAGGCTACAGGCTGAATAGATGAGGGATTCTCACAACCTGTCTGTAGAGCTTCAGCATCCTCACAGCCTGGTTGGAGGCTTCCTGGGTTTTCACAACCCATTGCTGTCTCATactgaaaaacagcacaacctgTTAGGACCTCCATACTTTACTGATTTCCAAAATAAACGTTTATTATGAGgaacatgctgctgtttgtaAACTGTTGTAGTGAGATAATGTGAGTGCCTACTGCCACATAGTATTGGGTTCATAAATGACCCAAGTCCCACTGAAAGTGCACACGACCATAAGgctgcagaaaacaaataatgacaactgaatagagaaaaagagaaacacatATAGAATATGTAATCTCCTTACTTTGATGGTGTACAGTGTGTAGGGGTGTGAGCCAGTGCCGCGATGCTCCTTAGCTGTGATGGTGCCAGTGATGCGGAGGTTCTGAATGATAACTGGACCTTCAGGGCTGCTGAGGGGCTCAAAACTGAACGTCCCCATTGGGGAAGAGCCCTGCAGTGGACTGACGATGGTGAGCTCATTAGGGTTCCCCATCCCAGTCTGTTCTACACCCAGAAGTAGCTCTCGGTTTGGATTTACTGCAGGGGAACTGCCTTCCCTCTCCAGCTCCTGGAGGCTGCTCATAGTGGGAGTACCCTCTGCTGTTCTAACTGATGAGGGACCACTGCCATTTGGATGCTCCGCTGATTCTGAACTCACCAGGACTTTAGGGAAAGAGCCATCCACTGGACTGGGGCAAACATCCTCCAAATCCACAGCACTGTTGTTCTCAACAAAAGTGCTGcattctttctgtctgtcataCAGCCCCTCCTCTTGCCCGACCATGACCAAGGAATCAATGGAACTCCGTTTATAATCAGCCAGCGGAGAATCCAGGTCAGAGTCATTTTCCTGGTAGAAAGGATTTGACTTGCTTCCTCTCATGAAACGCCTTAAAAAGGGTTGAGTAGTTTCATCTTCTTCAGTGTTATTGTGTGGAAAGTCCACCTCGTCTGAGTCAACCACATCAAAGGCAGTGAGCTCAGGCATGGCTGTTTCTGTGTGATTGATCATTTCAGTCTCTGTTCTTTGTGGAGGAGCTTCACTGTTTTTCTGAGctgcttgtgttgtctgttgTAGCGGAGCGAGATCTGTTTCAGCAGGTGGTGCTGGTAGCAGTGGGGATAAAGCCGTTGTCTCTGCTGCTATTGTCTCCTGCAGTTTGCTGGAGTTGCTGAATATTGCTATCATGAGGAGGTTTAACCAGTCAGGGTCAGACAGTTTATCAATGAGAGGAAGCAGGACGTTGCAGGTTATGAGCTCTCCGACAACAAATCGACCGGTGCGGGTTTCCAAGTGAGGCGACGGCACCAACACATGCAGCAACAAATCCACAACTGCTCTGACGTAGTTGACTTCCACCATGTCACTGGTCATGGCAAGGTGAGGTTTGGTAACACTGGAATATGCTTTCCATAACTGCTGGCTCTCAGCGCTCTGATTAGCTGTCAGAGACGTGTGCTGCTGCGTCACCAGCTCTTTGGCTCTGATGTAGTCCTGCAGGTGGCAGCCGAACAGGTCTAGGATCCTCTGGGTCAGCTCCTGCAGGAATTCAGAAAGTAACATCCCATTAAAGAGCATTTGTGGTTTTCAAATTTGAATGTGAGTCTGCCTCTTTATTCATACATCATTTCaaatctttaaatgttttgaacaattaaaatatgttaatttgaaaggtaaaaaatgtttttcagctgaaatgcTTTAGGACCATAAACCTGTGATGAGGGTTCTTCAGTTTGAGCCAGTAAAGGTCCTGAATGTCTGAAGTTTTTGAAACACTTTTAAATCATCACAGCtatacatgaaataaataatccaTCATTGAGCTTTTGACACTCACTGTAAACAATATGAAAGAAACATCCATGTATTTTGAAGAAAGTTCCAAGCAAACAGACTGTGAAAGACCACAAGTGTTACAGTAACAGTGTTAAGCAGtacactataaaaaaaaaaacagctttctccagagaaaattattttgtccTCTACATGTACATCTTAAAATTTTGTCATACTGTAGACagcaacacactgtaacacattCTGAAAGTTCCCTCCTCTGATATCTTGTAAACTTAGTACCTTTCTGTCAACATGTCTTGCGCGCAATTTCAGCTCCATCGCCATAGAGATCATGGCCTCCTGAACCTCTGTTTCAAAACCACTCTCAGATGACACAGTGGAGTACCACGAGGTGACAAAGTCCCTGATGATTTTCCTCACTGTGTTGTGAATCTCCTGATCCAAGTGATGCTCATCCTCTACAGATGGTGGGACCTGAAAATGAGCACAGTTCACTTGTCAATATGCTTTACTGCCACGAGTGTCAGGTTCAAAATGCTGCCGAAGAATTAGGGATGGTGTAATTTATCACAAACAAGAAAACTCTTTATTAAGtggaataaatacatttaaaatgtaatcgcatttttaaaagaacaactGAAGAGCACAGATAATAACAGTAGAGAAGAGTGTTGTGTGAGTGCTATATCGAGATAACCATCATGTTCAGTGATGATTTAATAATGTGCCCTTCTGATTGTGACATACAGTCAAATAAAGTGCAGCTACATTTGCTACATGAGCCATGAACACATTCTGTTGCTTTTCATTGTTGTCTAGTTCTGTTCTCAGTTCTCAGGACCAGCCGACAGAAGGGACAGCTCCTGGGTTTGTAGGGCCTGAAACCTCAGTTTATCTGGGGGGCTTACCTTCAGATTTCAGATTAagttctttatttgtttacagtcAGCGGATACTGGCCTAATTATGCCCTGCATGCActggttgctgttgttttccgGATGCTTAATATGGATCATAGATGCCGATTAGTCAGATTACACTGTCCAACATTTAACAATTACAAAAAGAGTGGCAATCATCCCAGTGGTAGATATGAGCCCCTGCAATTTGAGGCTAAAGTCATCTTTTTTCTCTCATCATGTGAACAACTACAAACTGAAACTAACACTGGAGTTGTAAACCATGTTTAATTGTACATTTTACCTGCTCCAGGGTGATAAATCTCTCCAGGTGAATCACACTGTTGGACTCCAGGACAGCCTGCGAGCCGAGCCAGCCACCGAGCACCACCAGCAAGCTGGTGAACATGCACAACAGCCAGATGTTGACCAGCAGGTGAAACAGCACTAGCCACGCCAACACCACACCAAAGCCCAACAAGCTCCTCTGTCCCAACACCTCAGCCATGGCACTGCAGGGGTTAGCGTCTTCACACCCTCAAGGAGAGAAGTGGGGATCACGCTCGCCAGAGTAACATCACACCTTGAAAAGCAAAACCAATGGAGAACGTCAGGAAATTCTGCGATGTCGAGAGACGAACGAGGAGACAGTCAGAGACTCAGATGGCTCATGCTGAGAATAAAGTTTACTCATGTCAGGAGAATAGATACAACCAGCAACACAGTGATGTGAGCACTGGCAGCATCAAGTGTGAGGATTCTCTTCAACCTTGGGTATATATTGAGTTGGAAGGAATGCCATATTTAGATTACAGCCCAATATTATTCAATTTTATTACCGCCTGGCAAAACtccgttttccggaaggtattgttttgagctgcatggtcttgcttgcttgcttgtttgtctgtaacaatttggtttccgcgcgataactcaataaaatattgatgtagcctcaccatatttggtacacaggtgtaccataataacacacagttcaagttcgaatttggtgaccttgacctcattttcaaggtcacatgggtcatctttgtcgccgggccgtccaagtttggtaaaacttcttgttgtttttttatttgatctcaTTACCTCCTCACTGTACTGTGTATATCTTGCCTCTTTTGCATATGCTGGAATTCTTAATCTAGTTTTGTTTATATGTACATTCAATTTTCTCATTTGCTGTTGTTAATTTAGCTTGTTTCAATGCACCGTCCAGGCAGCTACTTATATTTTCGTCATGcccccatgtatgatgacaataaagacatGGAGCCTTTAAGGTATGGAGACAACTTGTCTACTGTCAGACTAAACAACATCATATCTCAATCAAATCATGTTTTTCCTACAGCAGTTGTCTCTCTCTCATATATCTTCTTTTGCAGTATCTGCCTTTCTCAGGGTCATATTAGGGACAGAGAGGGCCTGAATGAGCTCCCAGCCTCAGTTTGGGAGAAGCAGGTGTCAGAGGTGACAACCTGTAGGATAACTTGAGGTAACTTATAGGTTCTACAACTTGATTTAAGGTGACTGTAGTTGACAGATGCAACCTGCATGATATTCTGGGATGTCTTCAGTTAACATCTGCGAGGAAATATCTCAATTAGGGGAAAGAGAGTATTTTCCTTCACAGAGAATATAATTTTAGTataacattaaaaccagatTGTGAATCCTCACTGAGTGTGAGTTTGTCATCTGTATGAAATACAGAGGATGAATGTATGCACAGATTAGCCTGCATGgaccagaggaaaaaaaaactggcatctcttttcctttttttctataGTCAGTTTCTCAGGCGCTCACTAAACCCAGTCCAAGACTAAGAGATCAACCCAAAGAACTCTACACTAAAAATGTCTTTAGGGTAGAACTGGACTCCGTGTTTTGGAAACTGAGTCTTAGGATATAGATCCTGGCTCTACAAACCAACTGCTACCTACTGTGTATTTAGAGATAAATTACAAGATAAACATAATATTCAccaaactgattttaaaaattgatTCAAACAGTATTTATACATAGGAACAGGGTTATAAACTGCTGCTTGCTTTTACAGTAACTGCAGCAGCTGCCCTTAGAATGGCAAGTATCTCATTTCAGTCTCGTGGACACCATTTGCAAATCCACAGCATATTTATGCTAGCTGCTAGTTTTCAGAATGCTTCGCTCGTACACAAACGCTTGACTAATAAAAGCAGCCGTGGTTTACTCACACTGGTAGTGGTTTATTTGTTTCTATCGGTCCTAATAAGCTTCACCAGCCAGCACCATGGTGGACCGCCGTTACCGATAATACATAccgttatttttttctttcgaGAAAATGTCACGCCAAACCCCGCACAGAAATTGTCAATTTACCGTTTACTTGTTGATTTACGGGTATACGTCCAATAAACACGGTTCGAATTACATACTGacgaaataaaatgcaacaattGAAAATTCGGCAAACCAGTTGGTCGACCTGGAGTAATGTATGTGACATATTATGTATTTAATGTTGACGCTGTAACACTTCCTCAACCACCTCCCTCCACGGTCAGCTAGTCCTGGATGAGGAGTAGCTGGATGTCAAAGTCGAAGTGAAAGTTTTTGGCACATCATTGTTTCTTGGCATGTAATAAATAAAGCCGAACTGTAGACAAGATGCTGTTTATTTAACAGAGGTCTGCAATTATGTTCTGTGAGATGTGGTCTTTTGTAAAAACACGTGCCATCCTTTAATTGCTA is a window of Acanthochromis polyacanthus isolate Apoly-LR-REF ecotype Palm Island chromosome 13, KAUST_Apoly_ChrSc, whole genome shotgun sequence DNA encoding:
- the snx19b gene encoding sorting nexin-19 isoform X2 — translated: MAEVLGQRSLLGFGVVLAWLVLFHLLVNIWLLCMFTSLLVVLGGWLGSQAVLESNSVIHLERFITLEQVPPSVEDEHHLDQEIHNTVRKIIRDFVTSWYSTVSSESGFETEVQEAMISMAMELKLRARHVDRKELTQRILDLFGCHLQDYIRAKELVTQQHTSLTANQSAESQQLWKAYSSVTKPHLAMTSDMVEVNYVRAVVDLLLHVLVPSPHLETRTGRFVVGELITCNVLLPLIDKLSDPDWLNLLMIAIFSNSSKLQETIAAETTALSPLLPAPPAETDLAPLQQTTQAAQKNSEAPPQRTETEMINHTETAMPELTAFDVVDSDEVDFPHNNTEEDETTQPFLRRFMRGSKSNPFYQENDSDLDSPLADYKRSSIDSLVMVGQEEGLYDRQKECSTFVENNSAVDLEDVCPSPVDGSFPKVLVSSESAEHPNGSGPSSVRTAEGTPTMSSLQELEREGSSPAVNPNRELLLGVEQTGMGNPNELTIVSPLQGSSPMGTFSFEPLSSPEGPVIIQNLRITGTITAKEHRGTGSHPYTLYTIKYETAMGCENPGSLQPGCEDAEALQTGCENPSSIQPVAYHMVNRRYSEFLNLQTRLEEKTELRKLIKGVKGPKKVFPDMPFGNMDSDKIEARKGLLETFLKQLCAIPEVANSEEMQEFLALNTDARIAFVKKPFIVSRIDKIVVNAIVDTLKTAFPRSEPQSPTDDNEAEVDGGKLAADKKSKSRLKFSSKNIPFMNGSDIRPQVLFSCDQTSTVFKRMSLRGLQEFITEQEIVSIRAEVEKEGSPALGGSPSLTLGCLDDGMRGKQSQEQASETALAEVALNILCVLMKEQWSWLCTENIQKTIRLLFGTLINRWLDVSVANLTCARYWVVYLQVIQEAVWPCGALPTGPRLERSQLQKHNTKQEALDCLMRLLPDLVSDMLGSEKYKLSWQTALDSFQESHINRHLVYCLFDLLLEFLVPETPEEDFQRSLLQTLSKNPEKLLA
- the snx19b gene encoding sorting nexin-19 isoform X1, translated to MAEVLGQRSLLGFGVVLAWLVLFHLLVNIWLLCMFTSLLVVLGGWLGSQAVLESNSVIHLERFITLEQVPPSVEDEHHLDQEIHNTVRKIIRDFVTSWYSTVSSESGFETEVQEAMISMAMELKLRARHVDRKELTQRILDLFGCHLQDYIRAKELVTQQHTSLTANQSAESQQLWKAYSSVTKPHLAMTSDMVEVNYVRAVVDLLLHVLVPSPHLETRTGRFVVGELITCNVLLPLIDKLSDPDWLNLLMIAIFSNSSKLQETIAAETTALSPLLPAPPAETDLAPLQQTTQAAQKNSEAPPQRTETEMINHTETAMPELTAFDVVDSDEVDFPHNNTEEDETTQPFLRRFMRGSKSNPFYQENDSDLDSPLADYKRSSIDSLVMVGQEEGLYDRQKECSTFVENNSAVDLEDVCPSPVDGSFPKVLVSSESAEHPNGSGPSSVRTAEGTPTMSSLQELEREGSSPAVNPNRELLLGVEQTGMGNPNELTIVSPLQGSSPMGTFSFEPLSSPEGPVIIQNLRITGTITAKEHRGTGSHPYTLYTIKYETAMGCENPGSLQPGCEDAEALQTGCENPSSIQPVAYHMVNRRYSEFLNLQTRLEEKTELRKLIKGVKGPKKVFPDMPFGNMDSDKIEARKGLLETFLKQLCAIPEVANSEEMQEFLALNTDARIAFVKKPFIVSRIDKIVVNAIVDTLKTAFPRSEPQSPTDDNEAEVDGGKLAADKKSKSRLKFSSKNIPFMNGSDIRPQVLFSCDQTSTVFKRMSLRGLQEFITEQEIVSIRAEVEKEGSPALGGSPSLTLGCLDDGMRGKQSQEQASETALAEVALNILCVLMKEQWSWLCTENIQKTIRLLFGTLINRWLDVSVANLTCARYWVVYLQVIQEAVWPCGALPTGPRLERSQLQKHNTKQEALDCLMRLLPDTWSTVCSTCCWSSWFLKHLRRTSREACCRPSLRTQRSCWHEETAGGEHLHSHLYFAIILTDLSPLMISWKAA